The Microplitis mediator isolate UGA2020A chromosome 10, iyMicMedi2.1, whole genome shotgun sequence genomic sequence GATAAAATACCAATTCGttgtgagtagagttgtagctgagtagagttaaacctgagtaaaaaaaactgttagtAAAGTTGAGGCTGAGTGAAGTTGTAAGTGAGTAGAGATGTTGTGAGTGGAATTGTAACACTGCCAAAGGGCGcatcattttgtttttattgctAATCCTACTGTAGAGTTATTCTAAagctgaattttatttttttttaatttttagctataaaataagtctacaaaacgattggccatgaaaataaaattatgcgCCCTTTTGGCTGTAGAGTttcctacacagaaaaaaaaaattctcgactaaaaataaatattcttgattcaaaaaaatttttttgataacgtAAATTTTCTAGGATAAAATAGAAAACTCtgactaagaaaaattttctttaatcgGTACAAATTCTCACGGCTCatgaaaatcttgacttgatTCCCGAAAACGTTCGTCTTTAAATGTATGTCTTTTTATAATTAGAAACGCAATTTAACTACAAGATCAATTAGATCAAGATAAgaagagcaaaaaaaatttacttaccgACATTAGGATCCGTTGGAGAATCTTGATAACCATGAGACACTGGAGTACTTCTATTACTGCTACTTGTTAATGGTTTTACATATGACGCAGGAAACCATCCAATTTGGCGTTTTTTGCCTCGAGCCTGCAATTTATTGAGtgtaaatacaaatataaataaataattacatagtTCAGTTAACTTTATTactagataaatataaaatacctgTAGCTCGCCTTCCCACCACCCAGAATCAGTCTTTTTCCTGATCATAATGAGCTGTCCTCTCTGCAAATCGAGTTGTTCAGCACTCGTTGCTTGGTAGGGTGCAATTACTTGGACAATCTCCGGTTTCTTTCCTCGAGTCTACAAGCGTTATTTCAGTTTAATATCacgatattaattttaaatttaaaaaactagagtaaaaaaaattaatcagctgtaaatattaaaataaattaataaattaaagaaacaattaaactaaaaattaataaattaaataatgataagcACAAGTGATTACATAaaagcaattaaaattttattgatctgGAGGATAAAATGCTACCTTGTAGTACTGCATCAGTGAGCGATAAGGACACACAGGAATAATCGATGGGAATCCAATAAACGCAGCATCCAAGAAAACAACATTGGAAAATCCACCATAGTCAATTAATAATTCgcgtaaatttatatttattatatttattccaCCACCGTGACTATTTATCTTCATTGATTATCATGCATTTAATTTaaccaattaaataatttatattttacgaaTTCGTTAAAAGAAATCGGAGTAGGagacaagtttttttttatatttattacgatTTCATTACCTGCTGAGATGCCATTGCTGTAAAATCGGGTAATTCCGCACGATCTTCAGCAGCTTGTCGTTCATCTTCAATCTGTTCTGCGGTTTTTTCCGCTGACTAAACATATAAATGTTATACGCATCTAGCTCAGCACGAGGGTGCTCGGGTGTATGAGGATCGTTAGTGAggacaaattattatttatttttataagtacaCGCACACTCACAAGGTGTAAGACAATTACTCGtaattagacaaaaaaattataattaaagatcaaagtaaaaattttaaaaatactcacgGGTGTTCCTTGTGATGGAGCAGCATCAGCAACAGCAGCCACTGCTACAGCCGACGCAACAGTTTCTACAGGAAcctacaaataattaatgattataattatttatttttattaacctgataataataatagttctACTAACCTGATTTATATTTGGTTGACATTTTTCAACGTAATTGGACGGGAAGAATCCACTTCTGTCACCAATAGTTCCAGTCCACCAGTCGCCGTCTTTTTTAGTCACCGAGATAATTTCGCCATCAACGAAATTCAAATCATCTGGTTCTGCTGATGAGTAGGGATAGAGAGCAACGTAGTAATCATCACCAGCTACCGCATCACTGCTGGTTAAATTTGTAGTAGCAGTAGGAATAGCGGTAACTGCTGCAGTAGTGTCAACTCGTGCAGCAGGAGCTTCACCTAGAGATCCAGCATCAGAAACATTCTCTGGTACCTCGGCGATTTCTTCGAGCGGCCTCTTTTCTACACTGTCCTGCTGAACGAACGCTTTGTTGTCATCGAATCCGACGTCAGAGTCCACTGGCTCAACATACGACTCGGGGAACCAACCCGTGTGTCCACGTATCTCTCCTGCCATCCATCCGGGTTCTTGATTCTGGACTGGTGGTACTAAAATAATGTCACCCGGTTGGAAGGATATTTCTTCCTCGTTCCTGGCTACGAATTCATACAGAGCGCGGTACTTTCTGACACCTCCTGGTTCATCGGCAACGGCAGTAGTAGCGGGCGCATTGTCAACCGGCCATTCGTCTTCATTGACAGCGGGATTTTGCTCATCAGTTGATCCCCAAGCACTTTCAGCCCAAGCGGCGCTTGTATAATCAATCCCACCGGTATTTACAACTTGTTCACGCAGTTCCAATATTTTAGAACGTTTATTGTCAAATGTTGAGTAGAGATTTTTGCAATCGTTAATGAGAGTCTTCATACGATTCCTCACATCCTCCAATTGTCCGTTGTTATTTTCAATGTCCGACATTTTCTCATTTATCTGCTGCTGCAAATCAGATATTTTATCTCTCAATTGTTTTAGtgttatttgtttattagCGAACGCCATTTTCATGGCTTCTTGTCCAGCAGAATCATGtgaagaatttattttatttttagcatcAATTTTGGCTTTCTCTTGACTCAATGCGAGCAATCGCTGATTCTGCtcccgtaatttttttttcaactcattCATTTCTTGAAGCTGACTATCGCGGGTTGAACGCATGCCGTCGATGGTTGTTTTTACACCTGATACACCGTTACGGGTGTCgcaaattttttgtgaaagtTCTTTGACACGTTCATTAAGTGATGTCAGTTCAATGGTCAATGTCTGGTTCTTAGCTTTTAGTTTTAGTAAAAtatctttttctttttgtcgCTGCGCTTGAAGCTCTTGAGACTTCTGAGTTTCCCACTCGAGTTGTCTTTGTCTCTCCATCTCTTTTCTTGCAGCTTCTCTTTGTTCCTGTGCTCTCAATCGCTGCTCCTCTTTTTCCTGTTCAATTTCACGCTGTCGCATcatttgtttttcaatttcaGCTTGTCGACGTCTCTCCTGTTCGAGCCTGATCTTCTCCAGCTTTTCAGCTTCCTCACGTTCTTTACGCTCACGTTCCTCCTGCTCTTTACGCTGTGAGTCCTGCAAAGTTTTACGACGACGCTCCAATTCAGCTTGGCCTTTCTCAAAGTTTTCTTTTCTCTTATCCTCGAAGGAAGACTGCGGCATACCTGCCGAGGGATCGACAGTTTCAGGAAGACCCTGGGATGAAACACTGCTCTGACGTTGACGGCGGAAAGTCGGAGGTATCAAATCCGGTGGTAGACTTGCTGGTATATTTTCTCCAGCTTTGGCCATGTCACAGAGATGCATCGCCAGTACGAATTCTTCGCATCCAAGTCTACCATCTGAATCCATGTCAGCAAGAGTCCAAATTTGGGCGAGAATTTTCTGATGTAGTTGAGATTGGACCATAATATTTCTTGCTTGTGGTCCTGACAAGTAGCCAGTTCTCGTTCTGTCCCAAGTATTGAACAATTGTGTGTATTTAAGTCGAGACTGTTGAGGAACAGCCCAGTCTGGTGGTGAAGTAACGGAATTCTGACTATGCTGGCTGTGTTGGCTGTGCTGACTGTGCTGAGAATCAATAGATCCAACTCGATCCATACTTGGTGGTCGTGCTGTTGTACTGAGTGGTGTATTAGTTGACACTGGAGTCTGAAGTATACCAGCATTACCGTTCATTGCAACGTTTGCTTGACTCAATGTTTGAACAGGAGGAATTACTCCATTTGTTGGAACCTGAGGTATATTTGGCATAACTCCAGGTATTGATGGAATAGCTCCAGGTACAGATGGAATCATTCCAGTGGCTGGTACCGTTTGTATACCTCCCATTGTATTATAAAATGGAGCTTGAGGAATAACTCCTGGTACTGATGGAATAGCACCTGGTATTGATGGAATAGCACCTGGTATTGATGGAATAGCACCTGGTACTGATGGAATAGCTCCCGGTACTGATGGAACAATTCCAGCAGATGAAATAACTCCTGGCATTGAAGGCACAACGCCAGCTGTAGGCATAACTCCTGGTATTGATGAAACAGCTCCAGTTGTTGAAATCGGTTGAATTAATGGTGCGACAGTTTGTCCCATTCCAAAAGCTGCTATAGGAGTGGGATTGGTGTTAAGTGGTACTATCGGAGCTGCTTGTGCTAAGCCCATTGTGGAAGCTACTGGAAGTGGTTGCATTGAACCGGCAGTTATTGACGCGGCTACTGGACTATTTGGAAATGAAGGCGGTCCGGGTTTCGGCGGCGGTGCTATGCCAGTTGTTGCAGCAAATCCACTgcctataaataaatttatgtttgtaaatattattccgcagtaagatttttttaaaatcacgataattatttaagataacaGTGGCCATGTTAGTGGGTGCACAAGGTGTCAAACAATATTGGGGACATACCAATACTACCAGGAGGTGCAGGTCTTTGAGGCGGTGCTCCAACGTTGGTAGTTGTTGTGACAGTATTTGCATTTCCTTCGTGTAGCAAGAAATAATATTTGCATTTTAAATTGTGAAATTGTGCAGTTtgtgttagaaaaaaatttaaatataatgagATTGATAAATACCAAGTCaagttattcaattaaaaataatattatttacgaCAGAATAAATAAACTAGAGTCAAAATGTTAGAGTGATAGAAGCAGTAGagtaattagttaaaaatatataataatgtttatatttatacaaacaGACAGACATAGAGAAACAGACAGTTAGACACATAACAAACAGATGATGTAGAGATTTATCACATACCCATGAAGGGTGGTGCAGGCCGAGCAGGTGGTTTTGACgatgttttattaattgtgCCGAGCACCACACCACTAGTACCCATATTATCCCTAAATTGACGTGAGGCTGTGTTTCATCATGCAAATATAACAAAATGGCGTTGAGGATTTCTATATTTATCTAATATATCTTGATACAAGTGcaaactaatttattaattggttAGTTTATTGGTGTATTATCTAATTATCTAGCCAATATCATTATCCTAGCGACCTTAAGGGTCAGTTTGTAGTTAcattactaaaataatttaccagcGGGCATTTGAACTGGAACGATAGGTCTCACTGCTGGATTAACAAGAGGCATTGCTGCTGCTGGAGCACCTGGTACTAAAGGACGTGGAACTGCTGCTGGTATTCCTGGCACCACAGGACGTGGTACTGCTGCTAGTGGTTGTGGGACTGCAGCCAAAGGCTGCGGTACTGCGCCTCCAAGATTTACAAGTGAGCCTGTCTGTACCTGAGGTTGAGCTGGCACTCCACCATTTGCTACATTGGGAACCGTAcctagttttttaaaaatactcgtCATTTAAATCTTGTTATTGGtctattgataataataataataattattgaaatcatACCTGGGAAAGGAACTTTCAAGCTTTGAATGAGCGACGGTGGCAAACTGGGAGGAACTTCTAGACCTCGCAGTTTCAAGTGTATCAATTTACAGGCAATGCTGAACTCATTGATGTCCATTTTTCCATCTCCATCGGTGTCGGACAGTGccctttatttatttttatttaaattacagttattgataatactagtagtattaaaaatataaaaattttttaccatatCTGCCCGAGGATTGACGGTGGTAATTGTGATCGTAGCAGGAATCCTTTAGCTTGTTCTCCAGTAACAACTCCATTATTTGGCTTAAGAGCATCGAATTGATCTTTAAAGTGTAATCTCTCGCGAGGTTGAATCACCCATGGATCAATaccttaaaataattatttgacatttaaatattttcttaaataataattaattaattaattaattatatttacccGGTGTTTGTGACATGGCCATTGTGTCAGCAGTAAATTTCTTATCAATAGTACCTGTAATAAAACACCAATAAACGTAAgataaactaataattaatattgattttgcaaaaaataaaaaaatgatctgACGTAAGGAGAATTTGACCCTAACCTCTGTCCTGAACGAACTAaatgtcaatttattttacaacaattacaataccaaaaaagaaaaaaatataggtcAATAACTAAACGATATCGAGGTTGAAAAGGGGGCGTTATCGAGCATGGGTCAAGTCGAAATAACTAAATGAAaatacaacaaaataaaatattactcaTAACCGCGTAATGTCAAAAGCCATTAAACTATAATTACTTTGATCAGCTTATTGACTTATAACCAGAACACCAatcactcaaaaaaaataacatgcGTTCGACAATTAACGTCAGATCGATATATTGTTATACTTTTTTTCCAACACCTTCAAATTATTACACCGACAGGTTAAACAGCGTCATTCCATCAACTTGTCGTCACAGTACTCGAGTGTCGCTCTCTGATCTTCAGCtgctgtatttttttctgaaacaatACCCgcaattatttatacataaaagtattcaaatacTTGTGGCGCagcagtttttttattttaaaaaaactgtcaCCGCAACTCATCACAATTTTCTTACTAAcgtcaaaaatatttagtgatttttttttttactcaaaaccaattgaattaaaatgaaccTGTGCTGCTGACGACCACTGCCCTCGTATCACAATTCACTGGTTCTGCTGAgttttctattttctattttctccCTTTACCTCAGGTCTCTGCTCTAGATGTCTTGTCTCTCCTCGTTATTCTGCTCGTGTCTTTTACTATTCAGTCACGACCATCAGAACACCAGCCTGCAAACCTTTTTCACTTGCATTAGGTTCAGgtattaaatgtaaatgtacTTGTACTTGTCTCTATCTCAGTACATtcgcaataataattttcattggaGGAGCAGCCGCAGTGGCAAGATGACGAGACTTTTCGTTGGCTGTTTTTATCGCACGTTATAGGTATACCTAGAGCTACAGCTGTAAATTCAAGAATCGATATACGGTACAGTCGACCACCAGCAGGTCGATTTTAAATCACACCACTCGCATATCATATCATATCACGTTTGAGTTTAATCGCTGGTCGTTGCTGATGCTTTTGAAGACTCGAGTTTGCCGGTTACTCGACTGTCGCGctgttatttttgttattatttccgCTAGTATCATCTATCATCACATCACCCCACCTCTGCATCAcgcacatttatttatttattttaaatatatttatatataccgacttttatttatcacctaaagttataaattaaacatttttattattgatattataaataaattcaaataaagtaTTTATCCAGCCCATGTGTTCATTGATTACTATCACagtaagtaaaatataatcaataatatatataaatataaattcaaaaccGACTGTCAGTGtgcgtaaatttaaaaatttatttttatttcagcggataatttaaaaagccGGTAATCGAATGTTAAAAACATCCACGTGGAGATCCGATCATCACAAACGTCAATTACTGATACACGCaactttaattacttttaaataattactaatcatTGGAGGTAATTAgcgtttataaaatttttaattatttcaatggaGATAacgtgaattattttatttcagtgaatttattatcatcataatcaGTCTATATCAGTGCCCTTGCTTACGATATATATGATAGGTAATAGGTAATGATATGCACTGACGTTTAAATATTAGCTGCTGTTAATAGATAGAGTGGATCTTCACTAAAACTAGTACATTATTGTATGCATATAAAATAACGCGCTTGCGCGTGTAATTCTGAATGATCAATTGTgctttacatttttatatgtgtatatacatactcggtatataaattgtattatattataacttataatatactattatagatatgtatatgcttacatatatacatatattacacGACATGATACGACTGTCGGTTTTAAAACATGATATCTACAAGTCATTCGACGCGACTCATTTGACAAAATGCTTCCGTGAAAATCAATTGTCCTACTCTCTTTagcattcattaaaaaaaaaattaataatatttataatacgtacatacatatgtacatacatacatacattattcattgatattttcatactctaaatattttaagtagacccagtacccgatcagggaactagtacccgatcactcatgtatttgtatatctataattactaaattttactaaatatatacatacaaatatatgagtgatcgtgtactagttccctgattagatactgggtcttttacctcaatgtcagttattttttttttattttttcgcgcatttgaataaatttatttatttatttcatttgaatttagcgccagtttttcaaacctggtttatttttatccgagTTCAAGGGCAGTGCGGActgaattttcgaattttattcgtctaataataattatgacactcgaatgatgaaaatcttccgGAAAAGTTTGACTTGTACATTTTTTCGGGAGCTATAAAAATTgcggtaataaaaattaattgataaattaaattaaaaggaaagtaaaattcaaaaattcggttaGTGCAGCCTTAAACTAATATTtctaatatctatatattaataatatatagatataccagcaataataatttaaatccggattaaaaataaaagatttgaaaaactggctTTTATTGAGGGCTCAAAAATTTgggcaatttaaaatttatatgatactCGACTATTCTTATTtgtatattatcaatatatagaCACAAACTCATCACTTACATTCCTTGTCATGCGATAAAACAATTTCATGATTCGATGTATTGATAGCAAGCGTTATCAAGAGtctaaagtaaaaaaaataactgttatttaataatgagttatgactttgaaatttaaagttataaaatattacataaataaaagataaataatttttttttaatagtatgGATAAAGTGTAAAgtctattgattttatttattattcagctGCCTAcagtaaatgaaataaatttagttaaatttgTACAATCAGCTACAATgtgcaataataatatatacatatacatatacatttatacagtGTAGTATTTTTAGCTGGATCCGTATAATTGCGTTACTAATTTTTCGCCACAAATTTGTTGATAAGTTAAGTTATAAAACGAAGGAAATGCAATCGAGATACTCTAGTTTATAGCgatagatataaataatttaaataaaacggaTGGAGTAGTTTAACTTGTAGACTTTTAACTGCGCATGTTTTTCACACATAATGGGAATGAACTTTTAGCTGTTTTGCGCCTCTAGCACAGTCACCGTCGTTTTTACCCCGGGGTGGGTCT encodes the following:
- the LOC130676210 gene encoding intersectin-1 isoform X7 encodes the protein MAMSQTPGIDPWVIQPRERLHFKDQFDALKPNNGVVTGEQAKGFLLRSQLPPSILGQIWALSDTDGDGKMDINEFSIACKLIHLKLRGLEVPPSLPPSLIQSLKVPFPGTVPNVANGGVPAQPQVQTGSLVNLGGAVPQPLAAVPQPLAAVPRPVVPGIPAAVPRPLVPGAPAAAMPLVNPAVRPIVPVQMPAASRQFRDNMGTSGVVLGTINKTSSKPPARPAPPFMGNANTVTTTTNVGAPPQRPAPPGSIGSGFAATTGIAPPPKPGPPSFPNSPVAASITAGSMQPLPVASTMGLAQAAPIVPLNTNPTPIAAFGMGQTVAPLIQPISTTGAVSSIPGVMPTAGVVPSMPGVISSAGIVPSVPGAIPSVPGAIPSIPGAIPSIPGAIPSVPGVIPQAPFYNTMGGIQTVPATGMIPSVPGAIPSIPGVMPNIPQVPTNGVIPPVQTLSQANVAMNGNAGILQTPVSTNTPLSTTARPPSMDRVGSIDSQHSQHSQHSQHSQNSVTSPPDWAVPQQSRLKYTQLFNTWDRTRTGYLSGPQARNIMVQSQLHQKILAQIWTLADMDSDGRLGCEEFVLAMHLCDMAKAGENIPASLPPDLIPPTFRRQRQSSVSSQGLPETVDPSAGMPQSSFEDKRKENFEKGQAELERRRKTLQDSQRKEQEERERKEREEAEKLEKIRLEQERRRQAEIEKQMMRQREIEQEKEEQRLRAQEQREAARKEMERQRQLEWETQKSQELQAQRQKEKDILLKLKAKNQTLTIELTSLNERVKELSQKICDTRNGVSGVKTTIDGMRSTRDSQLQEMNELKKKLREQNQRLLALSQEKAKIDAKNKINSSHDSAGQEAMKMAFANKQITLKQLRDKISDLQQQINEKMSDIENNNGQLEDVRNRMKTLINDCKNLYSTFDNKRSKILELREQVVNTGGIDYTSAAWAESAWGSTDEQNPAVNEDEWPVDNAPATTAVADEPGGVRKYRALYEFVARNEEEISFQPGDIILVPPVQNQEPGWMAGEIRGHTGWFPESYVEPVDSDVGFDDNKAFVQQDSVEKRPLEEIAEVPENVSDAGSLGEAPAARVDTTAAVTAIPTATTNLTSSDAVAGDDYYVALYPYSSAEPDDLNFVDGEIISVTKKDGDWWTGTIGDRSGFFPSNYVEKCQPNINQVPVETVASAVAVAAVADAAPSQGTPSAEKTAEQIEDERQAAEDRAELPDFTAMASQQTRGKKPEIVQVIAPYQATSAEQLDLQRGQLIMIRKKTDSGWWEGELQARGKKRQIGWFPASYVKPLTSSSNRSTPVSHGYQDSPTDPNVERVMALYPHQAQNDDELSFEKGDVIIVLSKQEESWWKGELNGVCGIFPSNYVTPMYDDNSRLDNYSISMLDPMERKRQEYIKELIATEEAYINDMILVHEVFEKPLIQSLVLTVDEVERIFVNWRDIIACNDNFLRTLRIRRDNSEDGVVRLIGDILCENIPRMSAYVRFCSCQISAAVYLQSLTETSSEFVAVAQSCQQDPRTKGMPLSSFLIKPMQRITKYPLIISKILEYTPTEHPDRQYLQEALAKAEEFCIQVNEGVREKENSDRLEWLQTHVAYNEDVLQEKLVFNSLTNSAGPRKLLHYGILHKAKSGKELVAFLTNDFLLFAQPLKTLPSGQQFSFERNENNKFKLYRKPIFLNELSMIGDGEPNGNIIPTSDASRTLGLRDSSKRPIILLAPSTSECSLWARKIREARKQFAKNEKNLLQRQRSRQAQISSCGRILVTVLQGSSLKAPAVRRRPPEGRLSLVVVEAEDLILTKKGKCNAFCNVSMGSQEERTPVVLGTNCPLWDTSMQFLVKDLHEDTLCITVFDKGYYTPDDFLGRAEVRVSDIMKDCKDSCGPIQKRIKLHEVDTGEVVLKLDLRLFAS
- the LOC130676210 gene encoding intersectin-1 isoform X8: MAMSQTPGIDPWVIQPRERLHFKDQFDALKPNNGVVTGEQAKGFLLRSQLPPSILGQIWALSDTDGDGKMDINEFSIACKLIHLKLRGLEVPPSLPPSLIQSLKVPFPGTVPNVANGGVPAQPQVQTGSLVNLGGAVPQPLAAVPQPLAAVPRPVVPGIPAAVPRPLVPGAPAAAMPLVNPAVRPIVPVQMPAASRQFRDNMGTSGVVLGTINKTSSKPPARPAPPFMGNANTVTTTTNVGAPPQRPAPPGSIGSGFAATTGIAPPPKPGPPSFPNSPVAASITAGSMQPLPVASTMGLAQAAPIVPLNTNPTPIAAFGMGQTVAPLIQPISTTGAVSSIPGVMPTAGVVPSMPGVISSAGIVPSVPGAIPSVPGAIPSIPGAIPSIPGAIPSVPGVIPQAPFYNTMGGIQTVPATGMIPSVPGAIPSIPGVMPNIPQVPTNGVIPPVQTLSQANVAMNGNAGILQTPVSTNTPLSTTARPPSMDRVGSIDSQHSQHSQHSQHSQNSVTSPPDWAVPQQSRLKYTQLFNTWDRTRTGYLSGPQARNIMVQSQLHQKILAQIWTLADMDSDGRLGCEEFVLAMHLCDMAKAGENIPASLPPDLIPPTFRRQRQSSVSSQGLPETVDPSAGMPQSSFEDKRKENFEKGQAELERRRKTLQDSQRKEQEERERKEREEAEKLEKIRLEQERRRQAEIEKQMMRQREIEQEKEEQRLRAQEQREAARKEMERQRQLEWETQKSQELQAQRQKEKDILLKLKAKNQTLTIELTSLNERVKELSQKICDTRNGVSGVKTTIDGMRSTRDSQLQEMNELKKKLREQNQRLLALSQEKAKIDAKNKINSSHDSAGQEAMKMAFANKQITLKQLRDKISDLQQQINEKMSDIENNNGQLEDVRNRMKTLINDCKNLYSTFDNKRSKILELREQVVNTGGIDYTSAAWAESAWGSTDEQNPAVNEDEWPVDNAPATTAVADEPGGVRKYRALYEFVARNEEEISFQPGDIILVPPVQNQEPGWMAGEIRGHTGWFPESYVEPVDSDVGFDDNKAFVQQDSVEKRPLEEIAEVPENVSDAGSLGEAPAARVDTTAAVTAIPTATTNLTSSDAVAGDDYYVALYPYSSAEPDDLNFVDGEIISVTKKDGDWWTGTIGDRSGFFPSNYVEKCQPNINQVPVETVASAVAVAAVADAAPSQGTPSAEKTAEQIEDERQAAEDRAELPDFTAMASQQYYKTRGKKPEIVQVIAPYQATSAEQLDLQRGQLIMIRKKTDSGWWEGELQARGKKRQIGWFPASYVKPLTSSSNRSTPVSHGYQDSPTDPNVERVMALYPHQAQNDDELSFEKGDVIIVLSKQEESWWKGELNGVCGIFPSNYVTPMYDDNSRLDNYSISMLDPMERKRQEYIKELIATEEAYINDMILVHEVFEKPLIQSLVLTVDEVERIFVNWRDIIACNDNFLRTLRIRRDNSEDGVVRLIGDILCENIPRMSAYVRFCSCQISAAVYLQSLTETSSEFVAVAQSCQQDPRTKGMPLSSFLIKPMQRITKYPLIISKILEYTPTEHPDRQYLQEALAKAEEFCIQVNEGVREKENSDRLEWLQTHVAYNEDVLQEKLVFNSLTNSAGPRKLLHYGILHKAKSGKELVAFLTNDFLLFAQPLKTLPSGQQFSFERNENNKFKLYRKPIFLNELSMIGDGEPNGNIIPTSDASRTLGLRDSSKRPIILLAPSTSECSLWARKIREARKQFAKNEKNLLQRQRSRQAQISSCGRILVTVLQGSSLKAPAVRRRPPEGRLSLVVVEAEDLILTKKGKCNAFCNVSMGSQEERTPVVLGTNCPLWDTSMQFLVKDLHEDTLCITVFDKGYYTPDDFLGRAEVRVSDIMKDCKDSCGPIQKRIKLHEVDTGEVVLKLDLRLFAS
- the LOC130676210 gene encoding intersectin-2 isoform X10, producing the protein MAMSQTPGIDPWVIQPRERLHFKDQFDALKPNNGVVTGEQAKGFLLRSQLPPSILGQIWALSDTDGDGKMDINEFSIACKLIHLKLRGLEVPPSLPPSLIQSLKVPFPGTVPNVANGGVPAQPQVQTGSLVNLGGAVPQPLAAVPQPLAAVPRPVVPGIPAAVPRPLVPGAPAAAMPLVNPAVRPIVPVQMPAASRQFRDNMGTSGVVLGTINKTSSKPPARPAPPFMGNANTVTTTTNVGAPPQRPAPPGSIGSGFAATTGIAPPPKPGPPSFPNSPVAASITAGSMQPLPVASTMGLAQAAPIVPLNTNPTPIAAFGMGQTVAPLIQPISTTGAVSSIPGVMPTAGVVPSMPGVISSAGIVPSVPGAIPSVPGAIPSIPGAIPSIPGAIPSVPGVIPQAPFYNTMGGIQTVPATGMIPSVPGAIPSIPGVMPNIPQVPTNGVIPPVQTLSQANVAMNGNAGILQTPVSTNTPLSTTARPPSMDRVGSIDSQHSQHSQHSQHSQNSVTSPPDWAVPQQSRLKYTQLFNTWDRTRTGYLSGPQARNIMVQSQLHQKILAQIWTLADMDSDGRLGCEEFVLAMHLCDMAKAGENIPASLPPDLIPPTFRRQRQSSVSSQGLPETVDPSAGMPQSSFEDKRKENFEKGQAELERRRKTLQDSQRKEQEERERKEREEAEKLEKIRLEQERRRQAEIEKQMMRQREIEQEKEEQRLRAQEQREAARKEMERQRQLEWETQKSQELQAQRQKEKDILLKLKAKNQTLTIELTSLNERVKELSQKICDTRNGVSGVKTTIDGMRSTRDSQLQEMNELKKKLREQNQRLLALSQEKAKIDAKNKINSSHDSAGQEAMKMAFANKQITLKQLRDKISDLQQQINEKMSDIENNNGQLEDVRNRMKTLINDCKNLYSTFDNKRSKILELREQVVNTGGIDYTSAAWAESAWGSTDEQNPAVNEDEWPVDNAPATTAVADEPGGVRKYRALYEFVARNEEEISFQPGDIILVPPVQNQEPGWMAGEIRGHTGWFPESYVEPVDSDVGFDDNKAFVQQDSVEKRPLEEIAEVPENVSDAGSLGEAPAARVDTTAAVTAIPTATTNLTSSDAVAGDDYYVALYPYSSAEPDDLNFVDGEIISVTKKDGDWWTGTIGDRSGFFPSNYVEKCQPNINQVPVETVASAVAVAAVADAAPSQGTPTRGKKPEIVQVIAPYQATSAEQLDLQRGQLIMIRKKTDSGWWEGELQARGKKRQIGWFPASYVKPLTSSSNRSTPVSHGYQDSPTDPNVERVMALYPHQAQNDDELSFEKGDVIIVLSKQEESWWKGELNGVCGIFPSNYVTPMYDDNSRLDNYSISMLDPMERKRQEYIKELIATEEAYINDMILVHEVFEKPLIQSLVLTVDEVERIFVNWRDIIACNDNFLRTLRIRRDNSEDGVVRLIGDILCENIPRMSAYVRFCSCQISAAVYLQSLTETSSEFVAVAQSCQQDPRTKGMPLSSFLIKPMQRITKYPLIISKILEYTPTEHPDRQYLQEALAKAEEFCIQVNEGVREKENSDRLEWLQTHVAYNEDVLQEKLVFNSLTNSAGPRKLLHYGILHKAKSGKELVAFLTNDFLLFAQPLKTLPSGQQFSFERNENNKFKLYRKPIFLNELSMIGDGEPNGNIIPTSDASRTLGLRDSSKRPIILLAPSTSECSLWARKIREARKQFAKNEKNLLQRQRSRQAQISSCGRILVTVLQGSSLKAPAVRRRPPEGRLSLVVVEAEDLILTKKGKCNAFCNVSMGSQEERTPVVLGTNCPLWDTSMQFLVKDLHEDTLCITVFDKGYYTPDDFLGRAEVRVSDIMKDCKDSCGPIQKRIKLHEVDTGEVVLKLDLRLFAS